A region from the Eptesicus fuscus isolate TK198812 chromosome 1, DD_ASM_mEF_20220401, whole genome shotgun sequence genome encodes:
- the DUSP9 gene encoding dual specificity protein phosphatase 9 — protein MWEAAPAARRASSREPMEGLGRSCLWLRRELSPPQPQLLLLDCRSREMYESARIGGALSVALPALLLRRLRRGSLSVRALLPGPPLQPPPPAPVLLYDQGGGRHRRGDAEAQAEAEAEEWEPESVLGTLLQKLREEGYLAYYLQGGFSRFQAECPQLCESSLSSRGGAGMAMAPSPVVGLGNLCLGSDCSDGESEPDRDSLSCGLDSEGATPPPSGLIPSFPVQILPNLYLGCARDSANVESLAKLGIRYILNVTPNLPNLFEKNGDFHYKQIPISDHWSQNLSQFFPEAIAFIDEALGQNCGVLVHCLAGVSRSVTVTVAYLMQKLHLSLNDAYDLVKRKKSNISPNFNFMGQLLDFERSLRLEERRARGRGSGGQESATSDPPSFFTTPTSDGVFELDPT, from the exons ATGTGGGAAGCAG CGCCAGCGGCCCGACGTGCCAGCAGCCGCGAACCCATGGAGGGTCTGGGCCGCTCGTGCCTGTGGCTGCGCCGGGAGCTCTCGCCCCCGCagccgcagctgctgctcctggacTGCCGCAGCCGCGAGATGTACGAGTCGGCGCGCATCGGCGGGGCGCTGAGCGTGGCCCTGCCCGCGCTGCTGCTGCGCCGCCTTCGGCGGGGGAGCCTGTCCGTGCGCGCACTCCTGCCGGGGCCGCCGCTGCAGCCGCCTCCGCCCGCTCCTGTGCTCCTGTACGACCAGGGCGGGGGCCGGCACCGCCGCGGGGATGCCGAGGCCCAGgccgaggctgaggctgaggagtGGGAGCCCGAGTCGGTGCTGGGCACCCTGCTCCAGAAGCTGCGGGAGGAAGGCTACCTGGCATACTATCTACAGG gtgGCTTCAGCAGATTCCAGGCTGAGTGCCCTCAGCTGTGCGAAAGCAGCCTCAGCAGCCGTGGCGGAGCCGGCATGGCCATGGCGCCCAGCCCGGTGGTGGGGCTGGGCAACCTGTGCCTGGGCTCCGACTGCTCCGACGGGGAATCTGAACCCGACCGAGACTCCCTGAGCTGCGGCCTGGATTCGGAGGGTGCCACGCCCCCCCCATCGGGGCTGATACCGTCCTTCCCGGTGCAGATCCTGCCCAACCTCTACCTGGGTTGTGCCCGAGATTCGGCCAACGTGGAGAGCCTGGCCAAGCTAGGCATCCGCTACATCCTCAATGTCACCCCCAACCTCCCTAACCTCTTTGAGAAGAATGGCGACTTTCACTACAAGCAGATTCCCATCTCGGACCACTGGAGCCAGAACTTGTCCCAGTTCTTTCCTGAGGCCATCGCGTTCATTG ATGAAGCCTTGGGCCAGAACTGCGGGGTGCTTGTCCACTGCCTGGCGGGCGTCAGCCGCTCCGTCACCGTCACCGTGGCCTACCTCATGCAGAAGCTCCACCTGTCCCTCAACGATGCCTACGACCTGGTCAAGCGCAAGAAGTCCAACATCTCGCCCAACTTCAACTTCATGGGGCAGCTGCTAGACTTCGAGCGCAGCCTGCGGCTGGAGGAGCGGCGCGCCCGCGGGCGGGGCAGCGGGGGGCAGGAGTCCGCCACCTCGGACCCGCCCTCCTTCTTCACCACCCCCACCAGCGACGGGGTCTTTGAGCTCGACCCCACATAG